In Melanotaenia boesemani isolate fMelBoe1 chromosome 1, fMelBoe1.pri, whole genome shotgun sequence, the genomic window gcaggcttcgccaaccgtttgaagctgaagccaggttcaataccaactgtccgtgacacagctggagaggtaagagctggcagttattttatcgtttcggccttattagtctgatagcttgaaaatatattaacctgtcaatcacctcatgacgggcgatgcgatgggcggagccaacagctgagctgctccaccagggttccgcccaccataaacggcacatttctgaagctgctaaaaagagggaggtgaagagaagccgctgcactcaaactgagggtcgatttgtccataccatggcggaaatatttcatttagatattaatgaatggtctcagattgggaataaagtgtataatatgggacctttaatacaATCATAACACTTCTGAAATGCACATGCCTACAAATTCGgaagattatttattttattattttgaaccttttgacTACTGAGATGCTAAATAATccttaactctttcagtttccaacaaaaatgtatcatgttctgttttgttgGCACCATTTTTCGAGTCTTCCCTGTAAGTCATTAAATCACACAACCCCCACGCGGTTCAAGCATGCATAGAAACAACCTCCACCACAGCAACCATCAGAATGATTGTAGACttggttatttatttccctGCTGATCCAgtcatgaaaaggtttaaaccatcTCTTTCAACCAGACTGAAAATTCTTTCCGACTGAGACGGATCAGATGAGCCGAGATGTTTACATGacgcatttttattctgattggacgttTAATCGTATCAAAAGTTCTTCATGCAAACGCAGTTGGTGATGTTATTTATGTACACGTCCTGTTCTTCACAGGTTTGGATGAGGAAACAACCAGATGTTTTAATGTTGCCAACACACTTTTCCACAAAAAACAGTCTGAACTTTTAACGAGAAAAAAATTGCCATAACTTTAGTCATGGATTGCTGACATGCAACATATTTgaaatatgttattttaatgtatttaaagtgtattttcagctacaaatattaataaaatttagGCACTGATGGCACAGTATCGTTTAACTCAGTTTTCAACCTAAACGCATCGTATTGGTTAGGGGGTATTTGGCTGAAAAAGGTTTGAGGAAAAACTGTACTAGAAGGAGTGTGACTACCACCACTGGTATGTGTATCACAGCTTAAAAACTATGGCTTTAGATAATTTGTTCTGTTAAAGGATAAATCCTGATGTTGGTTGTAACACTCGGTTGAAGACCCATCTATTCAGCTTAGCTTTTAGttgatattcagttatttaagtCTTAATTAGCTTcgtaatatttggttttattacttctgaCGTTTTATACACTGAATGCTCTTTTActgccttttattgtttctggatccttccagtgtttcctctacgGGGGTCCGTCTGTACTGGGGGTGGTGTCCGGCTGTGGCTGATCGATGCGGTGGGACGTACGTCTTGGCGGTGGGGGCTGGTGTCTCAGCCAGGTCTCCCCGGGCCGCCGTGCTCCTGTGTCCCTGCAGTTGCAGAAACTTGGCAGAATACTGTCCCACCCTTGGTGCAGATGGATCCCCTACTGATGAGGTTTCCTCATTTGTCCATCTGCACCTGGCATCATGTACTTTGAATTATCCTAGGctgaaggagtgtgtgtgcctgtatgggggttggggggtgagggtgattggacgggaatgtttttaaatgtaaggcgctttgagccacaatcttgtacgaaaggcgctttataaataaagttttgattgatttttttgaACAGGTAAAGCTGCAACTGGATGTGTTTTTTCTGGTGGCTCTGGCTGCTGCTGTGGTCATGTTACAGCTGAAGTATCATTTAAACCTGTGGtcagtcaaacagcagctgaacCAGCTCCTCTAGTTAACTGTCCATTGCAGTGATAAAAGATGCATCCCTGACAGACACTGACTCTACCAGCTATTATTTATGGCTCTGACAATGACAATATAAATActaaagaaaacacataaaaattatGAAGTTAGATTTTGATATGCTGCAGCTATTCTGCCAGCTCAGAGTTATTTCAGTAAGAGCAGGAATGACACACGTCTTCGTAACGGTGTTGGATTTAACAGCCAATGCTTTTTGTTACCACACACCAGCTGTGAACATGTGGCGTGAAACGTGCCACAGCGAGTTATATCTGAACCAGGTATGAGGCAGGTTCTGCGTCAGCAACAGCTAAACACAGACGGCTGAGAGTTGAAGAGGTTTCACCTTCGTGGCAGGGAGATCGTTGATTTCCAGCTTCAGACTGCCGATGGATGTCTTGCAGAGGATGACCGCTTCTTCGCTACTTTTCACCTGAAACACGACAAAGTTCGATTCAAAGTTTAGAAATATTTGACTTTAAAACCTGATGTGTTGGTATTGACTTACtaaccttttcttttgtcttttcgAGAAAAGTGATGGCATCTTTTGGAtctaaaaaccaaaaaataCTTTAGtcaagttttttaaaaagtgaggaAAAACATTGctctggagaaaaaaatgttgctttcacCTGACATCTGTCTGGCAACATACAGGATAATCTCGACCAGTGACAACGGATTGATTCTGTTGGAGGGGAAAGAGTAAATTAGCAgaacaaacagtaaacaaacagaagttTATGCCAAATGTTTCAACCACTTTCACCTCACCTGTGTTCAAAGTCACAGAGGAAATTTTCATAAAGCTgtaagaagaaacagaaaagttaAATTAGCTCAGTGTTATTTTCCAgatttgtcatgttttaatatcaTTCTTCCTGTCCTAGAGCTGCAAGTACTGGTGGGAGACTAGAAATGATGATGGTACTCAAACACTGTCTGTTTAAAGTAGACAGGTGATTTTAAGACCTCAGTTTGGATAAAGGTGAGACAAACACTGTGATCTGTGGAGATAAACAACAGTCTCTCTGCACTCCGGTTCCTTTCAGAAACTCAGAATGCAATCGGGGGAGGCTCCAATCTCATTCGAAGCAAAATTATAAGTGATGTGAAGTGACAGTGgccaagggggaaaaaaaatcaaaccaatCCTTGGGGGGTCTAAAGTTAAAACAGCTTTGAAATAGCTCTAGTACAAACACTGAACCAACACCAaatgctgtttaattttttccagGCTTCTCTGTAGTCTCTGTTGGCTTGTGTCAGGACTGTCCCTTATTGAGAGGCTGCAGGTTATTACAATGCTGTGCCCTGTTAAAACTCTGACAGTAAAATGttctatattatttattgtCCAAACTTGTGCACAAATTGATGTCATGCAGTGGGAACTCATTGTACAACTTTGGGCATTTTGCTGAAAAAGCAGGCTTATCACTCAGTAGGCTAGAAAAAGGAGTAGACTTTGTGCTGGGGGaattttttgtgtatgtgtagtTTGTCACCATAACTGCTTAGGTTTTACTGTCTACATACAATCATTGAGAGAAAAACTCTGGTCTTCAAGAAACTatgctgtaaaagaaacaaaaggagaCTGTAATGCAGCTACCTGTATGAGGCCATCTCCTGTTTTGAAGCATGGATCTTTAACAAAGTCTGTCAGCTTCAGTGTCAACTGATGCCACAATCTGTAATAATAAAGAATCAAGTAAAAACTGTAGGCAGCAGCAATTATTTATCCTAACAGCCAGAAAATTACTCTATCATGTAAAACAATAgagcaaaaaaattaaacaaatactgtCAAGCAAGCAGCTGGTTATGGTGTTAGGTGGAGTTAACAATAGTTTACATGCTCATAAGTTGGATGTGCTACTGAATAAGAAACATACTGatttctaaaacattttgttaataGTTATGATAGTAACAGAAGAGTCATCcacaacatttctttaaaaaaaagtgtaaagaaAACTTGGGACAGAAAAGAATCTAAATATTTCATCAAATTAACTAACAACTGTCAAACTttgaacaaaacacacattagaCTTTATCCGATATGCTCAATTGTTAATTAAAATTACTATAATAGTCAACTTTCTGATCTGTTAGATTGCTATTAGCATTGGCTAACCTTCTACTTCAGTGGCTAACGTTAGCTCCGTGAATGACTCAGCGTGCAATTCCAATGAATGAGCTAGCTAACGTTAGCAAGCTAGCGCTAGCATGGCTCCTCAACGTCAGCTATCAGACATTTTACCTTTTGTTGTATAAATCTTCCAAGGCGTGCCACTCCGAAGCCATCTCTGGCGTGGAGCTGTTGCTCTGCTGTTGTTTGAGGTACCCGCTAACATCTTTCATGGTAGCGACAGAATGAAGTGTAGATTCTATACAGGATTGGTAAGTGTTGTTAAATTATCAGCTAACATCAAATAGCCTGTCTTCTTGTGGATTTGCGCAGCTGCGAGGCGAAAAGAATTATGGGACATGAAGGAGGTGTCTTTAAAGCTAGCtaaaagtttttactttttttattattattattttttagccCTTGCCTCCAGCGAATAAAAGGTTTGCATCCtcctgtttaaaacatttttttagtagcaaaatattaaatatttgtgatCCGATGCACATGATGAAGGAAAAAACTACAACTATTATGAATGCCTATTCACGGCTAATGGGCTAGTACAGCTAATGTTAAGTTGCATTTTATAAACCGGAAATTTGGTAGGGCTGCGCTCTAACTAGGATAATCTAACAAACAAGTCAgttcttttagcattttcatGTCTTTAATTTGGATAGCGTTTTTCAGCcaattattttgttacatttccaCAAAGGCAGCACACGCAGTTATATTTTGTAGTGAAAGTAGTTCGAGCTCCAGTTCCTTTACAAGGTGGCATTGAATGCAACATCAGGCTAGCGTGTACTGTTGACAAATATTAAGGTACTCATCCGCCCGGGAAGGACATAAAGTTTAGCAGGCGCACGGGCAATGTAAATCAGTAGCAcgtgctttttttaaatgttagtcTTGCATATGTTTAGAAATATGTTTAAGTAAAATAGCGAGTGTGGCTGTCCCAACTGTGTTATGGCTTCTTTAGTAAGCTCGTTGTTAATGTCACCTGTCAGACTTTGTTATTTGTACCGCAGCCTGTGTTCAGGAACAGCAAGGAAGCTCCGTACAAACGGTTAGTAGACAACACGGTTGAACTAATGCAACAGAAACATTTAGGGTTGATGAATAATGGGGTCGATGCACTGTTTTATAGGCTCTGGTCGCAGCAGCTTTAATGCGACTGAAGCTGCAGGAGCTCTGTTCAGGTACCTTCACTGACTGCATGGACAAACCATCTGATCAGACGTTGCAGGTTTAGTAGTGAGGCAGTGTCAGATGTtgacacaaaaaacaataaaatcagccAACATGCACTGATTTGACTCTCCCAGCTGTTTCCCTCTCCTTATATACTTAATTTACATGTTTCAATAAATCACTGtgcttattttctattttaatggCATATATAAAGAATTAGGGATGGCTCAGAACTCTTTCCCAGTTCTGTATTAGAGAAAAACACCAATTTGCCATATCTGAGAACCTTTAACCCTTTTGTATTTTATAGCTTCCCACAGCTAAAGGAAGCATCTTCAAATATTGTTTAGTTGTCTTTGGGTTTGCTGAATCACTTGTTTCTTTAATTCCAGCTGATAAATGGGGAAACTTTCTGACAGTAGACTTTAATTTCTTCACAGATGGACAGGATTTTCCTGCTGGAATGGGACGCGAGGACTCTTCTCGCGTGGCAGCGGTGCATCTGACAAGCAGCAGACTCTGGAGGACATCGCCAAAAGCATCCGAGATCAGCAGTACAAGAGGGTTGTTGTGATGGCTGGAGCTGGGATCAGCACTCCAAGTGGCATCCCAGATTTCAGGTAAAAACACCACATGTTGTTTCCTGTcatggtggcttttttttttctggttattaAACCTATTATTGCAGTTATTGTTTTGGACTTGCAGGTCTCCAGGAAGCGGTCTCTATGACAACCTGCAGCAATACAACCTGCCATATGCTGAGGCTATCTTCGAAATCAACTTTTTCCACCAAAACCCTAATCCCTTTTTTGCCCTGGCCAAAGAGCTCTACCCGGGGAACTACCAACCCAATCTGACGCACTACTTTGTGCGTCTGCTTCACGAAAAGGGTCAGCTCCTCCGGATGTACACGCAGAACATCGACGGGCTGGAGAGACGTATGCGTTTACCTCTCTGAAGTTTGTGTGCAACGCTGCATAGATAATGTGTTGCGATTTGAAGTTTTAATGCTtggttgttgtgtttgtgtaagtGGCCGGGATTCCTCCAGAGATGCTGGTGGAGGCCCACGGTACGTTCGCCACCGCCACCTGCACAGTGTGCCTGCGCAAATACAAGGATGAGGACCTCCGAGTGAGTcacaacaaacacattttctctcttcATTTAGTCAGATATTATGTCACTTTCGCCCACAGATCTGGTTTCCACCCATCCGAACATTCTTCATGGAAACGGTTTTCTCTGATGGTAGAGCCTTCTTTCTGTAGGAAAGTTCTCTGGACGTTCTCTGTCAATATAAtctcacactgcttcaataatatTGAGATCCGAggtctggggaggattcatccctccatcagaccggTTGCCACTGGTTTCAGTCCAGGTCTTGTGTCATGtggccttttctccctgtttcccagCCTGTTACAAATACAACATGTCTTTGTAACAGGCTGCTAGTGAAACTGGTTCTTTAAGTCTTCTGTTATATGTTGACACAACACTGCGTCATCCCCTGAGTTTTGATATACAGATTACTAGTAAGTTAACAAGGAAAGAAGTAATTTCTCTGAAAACGCACAAAGAAGGGTGTAAAAGCAGCCAAAGAAAACCTTCAAAAGACTTTCAGAAAACTGAAGCGTTGCTCAGGCCACTTCAAAACATCACAAGAAAGTCCAGCTGCTttgcaggaaaacacacaccCATGCGGGCTGGACCAAGACTTTTATAGAATGCTGTTCTGGATTTGACTAAATGGTGCACAAAGTGctgtagaaatatttttataattaatatataattaatttaactgCTGATGAGAATTTGTTCAAGGCAAATAAAGCagctattattattttacctgATGAGTATCTAAGGTGGTCAAAAATCACAAGTCCAAGTTTTAACTTCCCACCTTCCAGGTGCATTGTGGCTGCTTAAAATAATGTACCCCAAAACATGTGCTCTTCTTCAGTAAGACCAGTGTGGATTAAGAGGGGTGGAACAATGTGGAAAAAGGGGCAGACTATGATGTTTCTATGTTGTGTCTCATTAGCCCGCCGTGATGAGTGGGACGGTCCCCAGGTGTCCCACCTGTAAGGGCGTGGTAAAGCCTGACATtgtgttttttggggaagagCTTCCTCAGCACTTCTTGAAGTACCTCACAGACTTCCCACTGGCAGACCTGCTCATCGTCATGGGAACTTCACTGGAGGTGAGGAGTGCTGGATTCAAACTGAGTGAATTAAAGGTCGAATTTGCAGGACTGACAGCTGATGTGGTCGTTTTGAGTGAGTTGCTTTTACATCTAATCTGAGAAAATTCTCCTTCCATTCAGGTTTCACAACATCAGCAGTGTTTCAGGCCACAAagattctttttaaataatattttcagcCATTTCTCATCATTTAATACACATTTCAGAGCCTTCTGCCAGATGATCTTCGGGCCAGCCTGGCTGGTGGTGTTAGGATGATTATTTTCAGGGGTTGAGAACTGTATTTCGTGTTTTTGTGGAACTAAAAGCTGCTtcttaaaaagtatttttgagGCTCAGGCTACAACAGGATGGATTGGGTTATTTAAAGATTGCAGCATCAGCAGTACTCTGAACCTAAAGGTGATTTTATGGTGTTTTTATGCAGCATGTGTGGGACCTGTTAtttgaaaacatattaaaacaatgatttGCTGTTTATGTTAGTAAATAGATTCTTGGAGAATAATCCCACTGTGAAACTTTCTCTTTGCTCTGCAGGTGGAACCGTTCGCCAGCCTGGCAGGAGCCGTGCGCAGCTCTGTACCCCGTCTGCTCATCAACAGGGACCCGGTGGGGCCATTCGCCCGGGCCATTCATGACGTCGTGCGGCTGGGCGATGTGGTCAGCGGCGTTCAGGCCCTCGTCAGTGCCCTGGGCTGGACTCGGGAGCTGGATGCCCTGATGGCGGCCGGCGCTCAGAAAGTGAGTCGGATTTTCTTTGGTCttctttttaagtctcttaTTTAGATGATGGGTTTTGAACCATAATCATTTTTGTTGAAAGTTTATCATTTGGTTAGATATAAATGAAGCCAGCAGATgcaaaaatattgatttttgttCTCTGTATCATCCCATCCACAGCAGACTTTGTTCCATAGACTGATACTCCAGGCTCTGCAGAACTCAAACATCTTTCTTGATGCTTCCTAGGATGTGCAACAGGCATTTTTTTTGCAGTGACCACATGAAAACTGATGTCGttgacttttctctgcaggcTGCAACACACACAGAAGAGTGAGAGGTTCGCCTGTCTTCACTGCCTACAGTTTGACTTATTTCGCTGCTCTCAAAACTGCAGCAGAAGATCCAGCtgacttctttttctctgaCTTTCATGAGATTGTTGGTCAGTGGAAGCTCAGACAATGAACTATTCTGTAGAAATGCAGTAAAACAGGTAATTTATTCTAAGTCAAAGATAAAATGCAGGTAAAAGATGTATAACAGGATCTTTCTCATCCTTTGTCTCGTGCAATAAACTGATCACGCTGAACTAACAAGGAATAAAATAGATGGTATGGAGTACATTTAGTTTCTGGAAGTTTTGTAGTATGGAGGGCTAa contains:
- the sirt3 gene encoding NAD-dependent protein deacetylase sirtuin-3, mitochondrial isoform X1, encoding MASLVSSLLMSPVRLCYLYRSLCSGTARKLRTNGSGRSSFNATEAAGALFRWTGFSCWNGTRGLFSRGSGASDKQQTLEDIAKSIRDQQYKRVVVMAGAGISTPSGIPDFRSPGSGLYDNLQQYNLPYAEAIFEINFFHQNPNPFFALAKELYPGNYQPNLTHYFVRLLHEKGQLLRMYTQNIDGLERLAGIPPEMLVEAHGTFATATCTVCLRKYKDEDLRPAVMSGTVPRCPTCKGVVKPDIVFFGEELPQHFLKYLTDFPLADLLIVMGTSLEVEPFASLAGAVRSSVPRLLINRDPVGPFARAIHDVVRLGDVVSGVQALVSALGWTRELDALMAAGAQKAATHTEE
- the sirt3 gene encoding NAD-dependent protein deacetylase sirtuin-3, mitochondrial isoform X2, yielding MAGAGISTPSGIPDFRSPGSGLYDNLQQYNLPYAEAIFEINFFHQNPNPFFALAKELYPGNYQPNLTHYFVRLLHEKGQLLRMYTQNIDGLERLAGIPPEMLVEAHGTFATATCTVCLRKYKDEDLRPAVMSGTVPRCPTCKGVVKPDIVFFGEELPQHFLKYLTDFPLADLLIVMGTSLEVEPFASLAGAVRSSVPRLLINRDPVGPFARAIHDVVRLGDVVSGVQALVSALGWTRELDALMAAGAQKAATHTEE